The following coding sequences lie in one Miscanthus floridulus cultivar M001 chromosome 9, ASM1932011v1, whole genome shotgun sequence genomic window:
- the LOC136480443 gene encoding non-specific lipid transfer protein GPI-anchored 19-like yields MAPPRRRHLFLILVAAAAAFLCTTVPAAAQGYCRDSLAGLKECESFMYGGAAAPSAACCAAYEAAFDADPFCLCYVADGTYGRATGYDVDVADGLQIPARCGQAQPPIELCNMEGLVLPPYAPQDTPPAQPPAAADASNAQPPSASGSSSLPVAPPTFTSPPPPSSGAPDLLPELVILVATAIILI; encoded by the exons ATGGCGCCGCCTCGCCGACGCCAcctcttcctcatcctcgtcgCGGCCGCTGCTGCCTTCCTCTGCACGACGGTTCCCGCGGCGGCGCAGGGGTACTGCCGGGACTCGCTGGCCGGGCTGAAGGAGTGCGAGAGCTTCATgtacggcggcgcggcggcgccctcGGCCGCGTGCTGCGCGGCGTACGAGGCCGCCTTCGACGCCGACCCCTTCTGCCTCTGCTACGTCGCGGACGGCACGTACGGGCGCGCCACTGGGTACGACGTCGACGTCGCCGACGGGCTCCAGATCCCCGCCCGCTGCGGCCAGGCCCAGCCGCCCATCGAGCTCTGCAACA TGGAAGGGCTGGTGCTCCCTCCCTACGCGCCGCAGGACACCCCGCCGGCTCAGCCTCCGGCGGCTGCCGACGCTTCGAATGCGCAGCCGCCTTCAGCTTCAG GGTCGTCGTCGTTGCCCGTAGCGCCACCGACGTTCACCTCTCCACCGCCACCATCCTCCGGAGCGCCAGATCTGCTGCCAGAGCTTGTCATACTTGtagccaccgccatcatcctcatctag